In Nicotiana tabacum cultivar K326 chromosome 11, ASM71507v2, whole genome shotgun sequence, a single window of DNA contains:
- the LOC107808651 gene encoding protein ABA AND ROS SENSITIVE 1, with protein MDKRALYRAKLKEQKQKRIDSPLVRYNEHDQPVCRVCDIVLKSESQWPGHQASRKHHEAINNLKANAAAVKNPNTVRSDPPKEFPKPKSELHEGVSRKEPEASVGLSKPRASSTLPPNFFDNQETKRPKIEKDSARLGDHVSNRHAPVSDQTEEEEPSLSRSSMQGLSSSKNAETRSTENQRSGENGPMSKLSSGSDAEQVKGALPAGFFDNKDADLRARGITPVKPDVKDEYKEFEKLIQEDLKEVDNRLEEEEVDAAEMIEEEVSVEQRGYKERLEMLRRKKMELKAARSSLGNKESKVADKESSDDESSSDGDSDENLTVDWRAKHL; from the exons ATGGACAAGAGAGCATTATACCGGGCAAAGCTGAAGGAACAGAAGCAGAAGCGAATTGATTCTCCTCTTGTAAG GTACAATGAGCACGATCAGCCTGTATGTAGAGTGTGTGACATTGTTCTGAAATCTGAATCACAGTGGCCAGGACATCAAGCTTCCCGTAAACATCATGAG GCCATAAATAATCTCAAAGCTAATGCTGCTGCAGTGAAAAACCCAAACACTGTAAGAAGCGACCCTCCAAAGGAGTTTCCTAAACCCAAGTCTGAACTTCATGAGGGCGTAAGCCGTAAAGAACCTGAAGCTTCTGTTGGATTGTCCAAGCCTCGTGCATCATCTACGCTTCCTCCCAATTTTTTTGATAATCAAGAGACAAAGAGGCCAAAAATTG AGAAAGATTCTGCTAGGTTGGGAGACCACGTATCAAACAGACATGCTCCAGTTTCAGATCAAACTGAAGAGGAGGAACCGTCTTTGTCAAGGTCTAGCATGCAGGGCCTATCTTCTTCCAAGAATGCTGAGACTAGAAGCACAGAAAATCAGCGATCTGGTGAAAATGGGCCAATGTCAAAACTGAGTTCTGGTTCAGACGCTGAGCAGGTCAAAGGAGCTCTCCCTGCAGGTTTCTTTGATAACAAAGATGCCGACTTACGTGCTCGTGGtattacaccagtcaaaccagaTGTCAA GGATGAGTACAAAGAATTTGAGAAGTTAATCCAAGAAGACTTAAAAGAGGTTGATAACCGTTTAGAAGAAGAAGAG GTTGATGCTGCAGAAATGATTGAAGAGGAAGTATCTGTTGAACAGAG GGGCTATAAGGAAAGACTGGAGATGTTGAGGAGGAAGAAGATGGAACTTAAGGCTGCTAGATCTTCATTAGGCAACAAAGAAAGTAAGGTTGCAGATAAGGAGTCTAGTGATGACGAATCATCAAGTGATGGTGACAGTGACGAGAATCTTACCGTGGACTGGAGGGCTAAACATTTGTGA